TATAACCAACCGATGTAACTTTCATACCCGTAGGAGATTGTTCTCTTGTTGCTTCTGGTGGATTGTCAAAGACAACTTTGCTAGCAGGCCATGACATAAAAGAATGTAAGCAGTCCTCCAGGTAGGAATCTACCACCTGTGATGTATCTTTTGCACTAGCTCTACACACTGCTGTAGCCTCATAATAGACCCCACTATTCTGACTTTTCCTATCAACTGAAACTGTGTGAAACCTCTGCCCATTAACAATGAATCCTGTATATGATCTCGCAGAACAACGTGGACCATAAGCTATCCACTTAAGTGTGTCGTCATGTTCTGCAGAATCAAGAGGCACCTGATAAAGAAATAACAAGTCAATAACAAGTAGGCAGTCTATAAGAGGAGAATTGTATAATGTAATTCAGTACCTTCTCTTTTAGCCAGGAAGCAAAATTCTTAGTATGCATACTCCATAACGTTGATGCATCTCGCCGACACCTTCCATCTGTGTCTTGTAAATATTGTAGATGCTCACTAGTAGCAGatcaaaatagaaataaattagaaaaagttgttgattgtaaataaaaactatGTAATGAAAGATAAATTTATACTTACTCTACATAAGGTTCAACCAGAGCCATGTTTTGGATGATAGCAAGATGAGCAATCCTCTTTTCCGTTTCAGTGAGAGTTACTGAAGTAGCAGTGGTTATTGGACGACCCTCTAAGAAAGAATTGTTCTCATACTCTGTGTTTCTATCCTGTTTCTCTTGAACATTTGTTGTTTTCTTCAGGAACTCACTGCAAAACCGGATACATTCCTCAGCAAGGTAGCACTCAGCTATGCAGCCCTCTGGTCTTGCAGGATTTCTAACAAAGTCTTTGAGGACTTTCATGTACCTGAATCAAATCAATAAATGTCAGTTTTGGATATGTTTGTAacagaatgaaaaaaaaaatcatatctaTATACCTTTCAAACGGGTACATCCATCTAAAGTGGACTGGTCCACCAAGCCGAGCTTATCTTCCTAGATGGACAGTCAAATGAAGCATGATATCAAACAAACTTGGAGGAAAGTATCTTTCAAACAAGCAAAGAGTCTCAACAATCTCAGCTTCCATAACCAGAAGCTTCTCCATGTCAATCACTCTCTGACACAACAGATTGAAGAAAGAGCATAATCTAAAAATTGCAAGCCTCGGTCCTTTTGGCAGCAACCCTTTAAGTGCAATCGGCAGAAGTTGTTGCATCAAAACATGGTAGTCATGTGATTTCAGACCAGAGACTTTACAGTCATCCAACGAGACACCTCTTGATATGTTAGAACAATATCCATCTGGCCCTTTGAAGTCAAATAGACGCCTGcaaaatatcttcttttcttgCTTGGACAGAGACCACGGTGCTGGAGGGAGATAGGTTCTTTTTTCTTGCACTCTAGGGTGCAAATCCGGCCTAATACCAAGCTCCTCCAGATCCTTACGAGCGGCAAGACCATCCTTAGATTTCCCACAGTGCAACA
The window above is part of the Brassica napus cultivar Da-Ae chromosome C8, Da-Ae, whole genome shotgun sequence genome. Proteins encoded here:
- the LOC106442064 gene encoding uncharacterized protein LOC106442064 isoform X2, which translates into the protein MYPFERYMKVLKDFVRNPARPEGCIAECYLAEECIRFCSEFLKKTTNVQEKQDRNTEYENNSFLEGRPITTATSVTLTETEKRIAHLAIIQNMALVEPYVDEHLQYLQDTDGRCRRDASTLWSMHTKNFASWLKEKVPLDSAEHDDTLKWIAYGPRCSARSYTGFIVNGQRFHTVSVDRKSQNSGVYYEATAVCRASAKDTSQVVDSYLEDCLHSFMSWPASKVVFDNPPEATREQSPTGMKVTSVGYKSPTDTSGRKGAKSGATTSIHTEESPAIDQCQLKHGSQTMKQNQKCKLMDIGERKQVVAEGRIHSTDPTQLVHFVRLGPKAARVWVDAVLVDDAEVWRKSDEIESLKDAHGSSIAWPIDKLVIF